The segment AGGACAAATTGTTCATCTACACAGAGCATCTGTGGCATGGGAATTTTCCTAAATTTACTTTGCAAATGATTGATCAGAGGccttattttgtaaagtttgtcATAGTTAGGATCACCATATTTTGGAGCTTGTGAATTGTCATTGCAATGGAGATTTGACTTTATTTGTTCCCATCGATCTCTGCTGAATGCCTCTGTAACCATTTCACATTGGAGATTATTGCTCCAGTAAAGTCGAGAGTTTGATAATTTTACTATATACATAGCTAAAAGGGTTCCAATGAATTGTTCCAACTCATTCACATTGAGTTTCAAGGGTTTGTTGGGGTTTTCTTGCAAGGCATACAAATTTGTTTGATCTACAATATGAAGTAGAATATcagaactaaaaaaatcttcGAAATACTCTATTGGTCTTTTGACATTTTCAGATAATTCAAGTTCACCCAACCATTCTGGCATAACTCTGGCTGTATCCTCACCTGTACTAACAAATTTCCACAGAGGTGTCTCACGCCGATTTCTTTGTTTGGATTTAGGTTGTGATTTTTTAGGAACTGAATTTGGCTTATCTTTAGAGTTTCCAGGTGTCAATGCACCAACATCTTCCTGATTATTTTGTTCGTCATCCTCTATTAGTTCCATCATTTCTCTcaaatcttcttcttcaggaATATAATCACAGTTTATAAAACAGTTTCATTATCAAATACAGTTCCACGAATGATATAAAATGAATGCATGTAATCGGGATGAAATGtctaataaacattattttttcaataaacaataataaccATCATCACTAATTTCTACATCATCATCAGAACTATCAGATATGCCAAGTTCTTTCTGTAAAGCACGTCTATTCGACTCTCTTCCATAAAAAGTAGAAGTATTCATTTCTgcaactataaataaatatcataaataggACGAACGTAAACAATTCTTGacgcttcaaatatttcatcacATGGACGAGTGTCAAGAATTATTGACgcttaaaaaatcatgaataaatacgacttcatatattattttagaagatACAATACCAAATATATGTGTTTCACTATATAACTCATTACCATGAAATATGTGGAGACAGTAACTTACCTAGAAGTGAGGCTGCGAGAGGGTACAAAAATGAGAGAATTGACAAATACGACCTACCCAGACAAGCACTACAGTGCAACTGAATATAATGCCAACGTGTGTTCTTTGTCACATCTCTCAGTGCGCAATAGATAGCTCCAAACGTGAAGAATGTTTGATAGTCGTCGTTTAGTTCAATTTAGTGTATGGTTTTGagttataatacattatttgaagCGTAAATAATTCTTCACGCCAAACGTTACAGGGAACCCTAAAAATCAGATTGTAGCGTTCTGTTCCTttagtacttacaaaaaattcaagaaatcgaagtttatatatattttaaattttaataatatgatttaatggGCTGATAAAACAGAGACAAACGTTAGGGATATCTATTTTGTGACAGTGGCACAGGGGGGAGGGGAGGGCTGAGTGGGTACTTTTAGAAGGCTCTCATCGAACATGAAAGTTTATAGTACTCTAACTAAACTCGAACGTATGAGCTTGACCAATTCAATAGTTCTGAATCATGGAGCCGAAGGGTATCATTTATCCTTGAATGTAAGCAAAAGgaacactaaaaataataaattctactCTTGTGTGTTGCGAGCGCCGTCTTTAGTCCTACTGGAACACATAGTTTACCTCTGAGTAGTTGGACATCCTCAAGGCCAAGACTACCTGTCCTTGAAGACGTCCTGATACTCCTTGGCCCCATTTAAGGTCTTTCAGGAACCAATCCCAGCTGATGCCATGATTCCCAGCACTATTGCTGAGGTGAGAAACTTAATCTGGTTGACCAGTGGAACCTTATCGACCACGTAGGCGAGGTAACAGTCGTTCCTGCGGACCCCCTACGGATATTTGATTACAATAATTGATGGGCGTATAAGATGTTTAGAAACAATACCTCTGAGAAACACTACGACACATGTCATCATGGAAGCTTTCCAGATTAATTGGATCTTCAGGTTTGGAGTTTCATCTATTATTATGTCTGATCTGGGAAGACAGTTTATCTCAGAATTGTGGAAGATAATCTGTAGTAATCTCCagatcaattataaatataccacGCCTTATCATCCTCAGGCTAATTGACTAATTAAGAGAGCCCATAGgacattaaaaaatgcattgagAGCTCGCCTTACTGAGACTCAAGAATGTTAGACAAATGCACTACATAGTGTTATTTGATCTGAGAACAACTCCTATATGTGATACCGGTGTTTCTCCGGTCCAATAAGTATTTGGAGAAGAAATCCGATCACTATCTCTGCCGGATGTGTTTGAATATAAGAAGAAAACAAGTAGTGATCCTAGGCCTGGTCATCATATTTCAGTTAACGATGAAATTTCATCCGAAGAGAAGAAGCTACTTCAAGCACCTAAAGCGTTCATCATGAGTTTTCCTATTAAGGGAACGATTGATACTCCGTGTGAAGGtcctttcaaatttttagaaaagtacTGCTTTGTTTTGAATAGAAGAGAAACTCCAAAAGAGGAATCCATCAATAGGTCGAAAGCTGCCTATGTGTCTCAAATAGTtgctttaattggttagatggagttgtacttattaagtataagtaaacaatatacatagtattacatttactccttCTAAACTACGGACTATTGgtaaaatccatatacatagaGTATATTACTTTCTCTAGGAGTCACGAGGGCTCGAACGTACTtgcattgaattcaagagattAACTTCTACCGAACGCGTTGTCCATGATCTACGGCGATTCCACCCGAATAGTTCTTATTGaattaaatgtttgtattttattttataaattctaaaGTAAGAGTTCTTATTGAAACAGTCAAATACCGATATATACGGTGAGGGatcaatatgaaattttattcctgttcctttggaaacagagcagaagtatatttacatataaatatgtttttattcctcaaaaagaataaattatgaaatagttatgacgtatcaagtgagatgagaGAATCCGGAGCTGacaataaattacataactccgcattacctcactaacacaaagaTCCCCTATTCATTTTGTTCTCAGCTGTCAATTCCCTCCTCCTTCTTGATACGTTAGGGTTATTtcatagtttattaattttgataaataaaggtGGTTAAAAGTTATGCAATAACTATGCTCCGCTTcgaaaaggacaggaatacaatttcttgctgatccctcgtcgtatcattcatttattcatagaaataataaatattatttctatgaataaattttggggctatcatatataaatacaaatgtatagctacacatttaatataaaattgtgaaGCAATATTTGATAccatatcgaataaaatacttttatctttcgttttgaggaaaggttgcgtgatacaataaaggtaacgacgtaatagcattggatattttaatgttagtgaggtaacgccgagAGAGTGCTTCCGCTGAGCAAAAGCAAGGGAACCTTTTTGAAACCGAAAGtaagttgaccaaaacaatcgaaaaaatagttatttatacatcaatcacTCCAAATCTTGTATGGAATCATTCTATACATACTTCTATCAAAAACTGACgaattacataaagaaaaatataaactaaagtaAAATACAGCAAgcaataaaacaatatttgaagcACCCTCTATTTTGTTAGAATACACCTATTTATTAATACTTCAATTTGAATGTCTTAGTCAAGTACGACTGTGTCAACTTCTTTGTCAAATCCTCATTCtatgttttttatctctatgctCTACTTTCTATGTAAATCAGGGTCAAGCAAACTTTTTAGTGAAAgatccttaataaaaaaaatggaatttttaagGGTGGCATTCAGAAAAGTACTCTAATAAATAGTTCtattggaatatttaatatggAGAAAAAGccaatgtaaaatattttggtataagaaatataaaatgtattgttcACAATAGGAGCTTTTTGATCTACAAGAATAGCCACTAGGGAACCCTCTATCCCGTCAAAGCTGACAATATCTCAAATTGTATACACTAAGAGGAAGTcaatttctgttaaaaaattcaaattactccgtgATAtgattttcttgtgatataaactttgcatTGAACATGAATTTTTCACATCTTATTGAGTTTTGCCGCGATGCTAGCACCCTGCATCTGCAGACAAGCGCGATTGacttgataaaaagttttttttttggtcagttGTTGATTTTCTACTCCCCCCTCTTACTAGTGTTATGGACGCTGATTGGTAGAACTTGAATGATCTATTTTTTAGCTACGAATAATTCCCTGCTATTAATTGAAGAATGGTCCAAGTCTTAatagaattggctaactatccTATAATTTCAGATCCTgtctatctttttctttttgaagaaacaaaaatttgtaaagattaagatttacattatatatatattttttttcttctcatatttcatgaattttgtttatttcatttttcaaaaaaaaaaaaaaaaatcaacaaaaaaaatattttagatgtgcgttattatattatttttaaatttaaaatctgcatcgaaatatcaattatatgaatgaaatgtttttttgataataggtACAATGATCCCCAAATCTGGTGGAGATTATGCATATATAAACGAGTCATTTGGTTCATATCCGGCATTTCTATATCTATGGTCTTCCTTGTTAGTAATTATGCCGGCCGGAAGCGCGGTCACTGCTCTAACTTTTGCTTCCTACATATTGCAACCCTTTTGGCCAGTTTGTGATCCACCAGAGGAAGCCATAAAACTCATTGCTACTGCCATCATTTGTAAGCAAATTtcgtttaaataaataaattcagtaGAATGCTTAACTTGTTCTTCATCCAAGGTTTACTAACAGCAATCAACTGCCATGACGTAAAGAGTGCAACAAGAGTGCAGGATATATTTACAGCCACAAAAGTAATAGCACTGATTGTGATTATCATCGCTGGATTTGTTTGGCTAGGACTTGGACATGTAGAAAACTTGAGACCTTcaaaagtatttgtaaataGTCAATTCTCTCCGGGCTATCTTGCTCTCTCCTTCTACTCTGGACTCTTTTCCTATGCGGGATGGAATTACCTCAATTTTGTAACAGAGGAGTTAAAAgaaccaaataaaaatttaccacGGGCCATATACGTATCCATTCCACTCGTAACAATCATATACTTACTTACAAACATCGCCTATTTCGCTGTTCTCCTTCCTGACGAGATCCTTGCATCAAATGCTGTGGCTGTGGTAAGTTAAtacttcataatattatattgtaactACATTTTCTATCATTGGGCTGGTGATATAAGAGGACACTTTACCCCACCAGTGTCATTTTTAGGGGAAGAAGCGCCATACTATTAGTGGTGTTGTATTGGCccttatttattctgtccagTACAGTCTTAGGAACGGTCCTATTGCTCCTTAGGATTTTTAATCCTTGGGATAGGCACTTAATGGTCGgtcttaggattttttttttaaatgacgatTGTTTAATTAGCCGAAGAAGatacatgatatatttattaacaggGGTGTCTACAGGGGaaggctggaggggatgtagccctccccaccaaattaaggaagctttatttcttattagaaaatttaataaatgattttttttttcaaaaaaagtaatatttgaaatttaatttaattttgtaaattttttgtgaatacttatggatgtttaaaatttgtctccaaaaaatttaatatttccaacttttttcaaaaattttttaattcgtggattttttttttgaaaaaaatcaaaaaacctgGCCAAAGTACAAAATAACAGTaatacaaattttccgactgaCATCCCGTCTATGCGGACTCTAATAATCCAAGGGGAATGGGGTCCCCCTCCCTCCCCTGCGGCAATAACAGTACgcataatgaattttttaagaaattaaattattttttggaaataataatctATATGACTATAGTAAAGTTTGTCGGGATGGATGTGTCCCGTAAAGTCATTTCTGAAAGAAATGACAAAGCTGCATCGAGCGAGAGTGTCAAGTAAATAAGAAGAGGGAAggaaatatatgtacctatagagttgtataaaatatgattttaccTAAATACCTACaatattccattcatttttaaattgggGCAGGTCATAATTCATACAACTCTATAGGTAATGATAAAATCCATTGTAGaatgggcatttaaaaaaaaagaaaccgaaaattaacatggtatcCCTGAGAACTTAAAGAAtgctttggaggagagaaagaataatgctcatgacgtttcatta is part of the Lepeophtheirus salmonis chromosome 7, UVic_Lsal_1.4, whole genome shotgun sequence genome and harbors:
- the LOC121122075 gene encoding piggyBac transposable element-derived protein 2-like isoform X2, translating into MMELIEDDEQNNQEDVGALTPGNSKDKPNSVPKKSQPKSKQRNRRETPLWKFVSTDQTNLYALQENPNKPLKLNVNELEQFIGTLLAMYIVKLSNSRLYWSNNLQCEMVTEAFSRDRWEQIKSNLHCNDNSQAPKYGDPNYDKLYKIRPLINHLQSKFRKIPMPQMLCVDEQFVLSKENLL
- the mnd gene encoding large neutral amino acids transporter small subunit 1 isoform X2, producing MIPKSGGDYAYINESFGSYPAFLYLWSSLLVIMPAGSAVTALTFASYILQPFWPVCDPPEEAIKLIATAIICLLTAINCHDVKSATRVQDIFTATKVIALIVIIIAGFVWLGLGHVENLRPSKVFVNSQFSPGYLALSFYSGLFSYAGWNYLNFVTEELKEPNKNLPRAIYVSIPLVTIIYLLTNIAYFAVLLPDEILASNAVAVTYGNRILGVMSWIIPVFVACSTFGAVNGGIFSSSRLFFVGARNGHFPKFMALINYSHLTPMPCLVFLGMTTVALCWTSDVYQLINYASFIESAFIAISVTGLLKLRYTQPDRERPIKNNILLPIIFLITCIFLIILPIFVDPLLVGGALGIVFLGTPFYFLFIYWKNRPKWIKAMEDRIDRFFQKLFLAVPE